Proteins encoded by one window of Sphingomonas ginkgonis:
- a CDS encoding alpha/beta hydrolase — protein sequence MPEVIFPGPEGRLEGRFTPGPRPRAPVALILHSHPQAGGTMNNKIVQLLHKDFVGRGFATLRFNFRGVGKSQGLFDNGVGELSDAASALDWVQQIHPEAEQTWVAGVSFGAWIGMQLLMRRPEIKGFISIAPPANMYDFSFLAPCPSSGIIIQGEADEVVTPSAVQKLVDKLRTQKHITIHHDLIPGANHFFANELDLLMKSVDGYLDMRLGTTR from the coding sequence ATGCCTGAAGTGATCTTTCCCGGACCCGAGGGTCGTCTCGAAGGGCGCTTCACGCCAGGACCGCGGCCGCGGGCGCCGGTCGCATTGATCCTGCACAGCCACCCGCAGGCGGGCGGGACGATGAACAACAAGATCGTCCAGCTGCTCCACAAGGACTTCGTCGGCCGCGGCTTCGCGACTCTCCGCTTCAACTTCCGCGGGGTCGGCAAGAGCCAGGGCCTGTTTGACAATGGCGTGGGCGAGCTGTCCGACGCGGCGAGCGCGCTCGACTGGGTCCAGCAGATCCATCCCGAGGCTGAGCAGACCTGGGTCGCCGGAGTCAGCTTCGGCGCCTGGATCGGCATGCAGCTGCTGATGCGCCGGCCGGAGATCAAGGGCTTCATCTCGATCGCGCCGCCGGCCAACATGTACGACTTCAGCTTCCTTGCCCCCTGCCCCTCGTCGGGCATCATCATCCAGGGCGAGGCCGACGAGGTGGTGACCCCGAGCGCGGTGCAGAAGCTGGTCGACAAGCTGCGCACCCAGAAGCACATCACCATCCACCACGACCTGATCCCGGGCGCGAACCACTTCTTCGCCAACGAGCTCGACCTCTTGATGAAGAGCGTCGACGGCTATCTCGACATGCGGCTGGGAACGACGCGCTAG